The following coding sequences lie in one Magnetococcales bacterium genomic window:
- the ftsE gene encoding cell division ATP-binding protein FtsE, which yields MIRFHNVHMRYPSGYEALKGVSFSLRQGSFHFITGHSGAGKTSVLKLIYRAELPSEGTVVVGGRNVEQLDRSQVPQLRRGIGVIFQDYKLLYDRSVFENVALAMEVAGHEPGKIPGQVLRTLEYVGLKDRIHQNPIALSGGEQQRVSIARAIVNRPPLVIADEPTGNLDREMARHILSLFQSLHQQGTTILLVTHDLDLVEELGYPSLGMTDGILTDPDGFPSQGTEGIKPKSRVPNTTTGKALR from the coding sequence ATGATCCGCTTTCACAACGTTCACATGCGATACCCATCGGGCTACGAGGCGCTCAAGGGGGTCTCCTTTTCCCTGCGCCAGGGCTCGTTCCACTTTATCACCGGCCACTCCGGCGCCGGAAAAACCTCCGTGCTCAAGCTGATTTATCGGGCGGAACTCCCCTCTGAAGGCACGGTGGTGGTGGGAGGACGCAACGTCGAACAGCTGGATCGCTCCCAGGTGCCACAGCTCAGACGGGGCATCGGGGTGATTTTTCAGGACTATAAACTCCTCTACGACCGTTCGGTTTTTGAAAATGTCGCCTTGGCCATGGAAGTGGCTGGCCACGAACCGGGCAAAATTCCCGGTCAGGTGTTGCGTACCCTGGAATATGTCGGCCTCAAGGATCGCATCCACCAAAACCCCATCGCCCTCTCAGGGGGAGAGCAACAACGGGTCTCCATCGCCCGGGCCATCGTCAACCGCCCACCGCTGGTGATTGCCGACGAGCCCACCGGCAACCTGGACCGGGAGATGGCCCGCCACATTCTCTCCCTGTTTCAATCCCTGCATCAACAGGGCACCACCATCCTCCTGGTCACCCACGATCTGGATCTGGTGGAGGAGCTGGGCTATCCCAGCCTGGGAATGACCGACGGTATTCTGACCGACCCCGACGGCTTTCCCAGCCAGGGAACAGAGGGTATCAAACCCAAAAGCCGCGTCCCCAACACCACCACAGGGAAGGCACTGCGTTGA